CAATACCAAACATAACTTGATCACACTCACTGACACATCAAGGTTCAGATTTGTTTCCTCTGTGGCCATTCTACTATATGACGACATATCTGATCATGTGATCGATGTTGTCAATTTCGGAGCGACAACGCCGGACCGGACCGGAGCCCTGAATGCTCATAAGACCGATAGAGTCGGTCGATGCATGTTCCCCTTCTCCCTCTCCCATCCCTCCTCAACCACCACCTCATCCTtgtcttctcttctctcctctctctGTCTACACAAACAGACACCAGCACAAGGGTTTGCAAGAGGCCACCCATCATTAGTTGACTGCACATATCCCATTCCCAAGCTAGCTAGCCAGAGAAAACAAGAGAGATAGCTTGCTAGCATGTTCATGGCGCATGAGGAGGCCGGcctggccctgggcctctccctcgGCTCCGGCGCCGGGCACCACCACCACCTGCTTCAGCCGAAAgaagcggcgcctccggagccgtgCCTGTCCCTGAGGCTGGCCGGTGCCGGCACGgtgaagagggaggaggaggagagggccctCATCTACTGCTCGGCGGCGTCGTCGGCCGCGGACGACCTGGTCGAGGGGTACAacagcggcggtggcggcagccGGAAGAAGCTGAGGCTGACCAAGGACCAGACGGCGCTCCTGGAGGATCACTTCAAGGAGCAGAGCACCCTCAGCCATGCAAGTGTTTGATTTGATCCCCCTATGATTATCCGATTCATCACCGCATACTCTTTTTTTCATGCTTTTTTTACATGGTTGATTTGGGTTTAAATCTGGTTATTATTTATGGTAGGCTTTCTGATTTGGCCTTTTTGATTGATATAATCTGAGCAGAAGCAGAAGGCATCTTTAGCAAGGCAGCTCAGCCTCAGGCCAAGGCAGGTTGAGGTGTGGTTCCAAAACAGAAGAGCCAGGTTAGATAGCAATTGCATCAACCAATTATCCGGTTAATTATCAGATCGTTAATTAATACAATGTATGTTCCTAAATATACGACATTTTGTCAGTTCAATTtaaactgccaaaacgtcttatatttagaaacaaaggTAGTAGTATTCATGAATGTGGATACATGATGGTGAATTAACTGATTGCAGGACGAAGCTGAAGCAAACGGAGGTGGACTGTGAGCTGCTGAAGCGCTGCTGCGAGACGCTCATGGAGGAGAACCGCCGCCTCCACCGTGAGCTCCAGCACCTCCGCGCCCTGcaccaccaccaacaccaccacccagccGCCGCTTTCTTCATTCCGTCCGCCGCCACGGTGGCCTCCGTTTGCCCTTCCTGCagcggtgcaccgcctgcccacgcCGCCGACCGCCCCGCCACGAAACGCACCTTCTTCGCCACCAAATCCGCAGCCTGCTAGCCATAACTCCATGCATATAAAAAACATACACCCATGATTTGAGTTAATCTTCATTAGCTCATCACCACATCGATTAACTACTGTATATAGATATTCATTTCACCCCATCCCCTTCAGTTGGTTAGCTTCGTTTTTTCGCAAGTTAATCAAAGGAGGATGGATGGAGTAGCGTGCATTTTTTACTTTTCTTTAGAAAATGGAAGCCCTTTTATCCCGGGCCTCTCCACCCAAGATGCATACAGATGCATTTAGGATTAATTAATTATGGTGTAAAAGTTGTTGTTGTGTAGATAGCAACCCAGGATTGGCTATTTCTGAATCACTGGTGAATTTTATTACCAGGAGATCATCATCGAGTATGATGTCGAAGACGCGTGACACGGTGTCACATGATACATACATCCTGGTTTGTTCGGATGTATAATAGATGTTTGTATTCTTTTTCATCATGTGGTGTAATATTAATTTGTTTCCAACAGCATACATGTATGTATTGACTTATTTAAGAAATTATAAACGCACATGCTCGAGACTTGAGCTACATTTCTCTTTGTACCGTAAGAGTTGTGGTTGAAGTTATATCTTCTTTGTATCGTTCCAGTTTTTATTAGATGTCTCGGAAACGGCGAGATTATATCTTATATTTGTTGTTTCATAACTGAAACAATGATCGAAGTTAATGACAAGGATTCAACTAACCGAAGTTTGATTTCGGCATAAATTTGGGATGTATAATAGATGTTTGTATTCTTATTCATCATGTGGTGTAATATCAATTTGTTTCTGATGAGATACATGTATGTATCAAGTTATTTAAGAAATTATTATATACGCGTGCTCGAGACTCGAAAACTACATTTCTCTTTGTACCGTAAGAGTTGTGGCTGAAGTAATATCTTCTCTGTATTGTTCCAGTTGTTATCAGATGTCTCGGAAACAGCAAGATTATATCTTATATTTGTTGTTTCATAACTGAAACAATAATCAAATTTGACGAGAAGGATTCAACTAAACGGAATTTGATTTTGACCGTAAAGTATATATAGGTTAGGTCTGGTAATATTATCAGTGTATTTTTAGATGTTAATCAGTGCTTCTTGAGACGACGCAAATGATGTGATGGAGCAAATCAAGATGAGACATGAACTAGGCGTGACATGGTGCCAAAGAGGGAGGTTGGGTGGTGGGTGGTTTGTGAGGCATGGGTTGTATGCAGCCTGGCCAGCTAGGGGACACACACACAATCAACCAAGCAAGCAATGATCTTTCTGTTGGGACACAATCACACCATTCCGATTGCTGCCTCCCAATTTTTGGCATGCAGCCACTTCCTCATGACCCCGTCGCCCACGGCAGGCATGTGACCTCTGTATGACTAGCATGGCATCCGTATCATGATAAAAGTAGTCATCCTGATTTTGCGCTTTGCGGTATTTTGCTGCATGCGTATAATTCACCTGAAGATATTTTTTTTTTTTACGTTTACAGTGGTAAAAGGCAATAAAGTTGGCAAATTTCGGTGAACAATAAAGTTATCTTGCTCCTTTTTTTCTTGATTTTATATTTGTGTTGCGGTTTTATGTTTATTTGCTCGGGTGTAAAACTAATTCGGTTTTATAAATGTTATAGATAAACATCAACATGTTGTCCGTTTGTTGCCGGCGTGGATGCTCTTCCCCATGATCGACGGCCTCACATCGACAACGAACCCTCTTGGCAGGCTCATCCTTGATTCTTCAACTTCATGATGCACACCGATAACGCAGTCTCCAGCTCTTGTAGACCTCTTCGAGGAAAGAGTTGGCGTCGTCCGTGGCGGACGCGAAGGAACCCGGTCGCAATGCAGATTTGGAACGCAAGCCTACGCAGTGGTGGCGACTGCAACCAAATGCCTCCTGGCCGTGAATTGCGTGCCCTAGCTACTATTAGTTCCTTTTGATTTACAACACTCTGACCTAGTTGCTACTTGCTCTATAGTTTGGATGGCGTCGCCTAGATGTTGTCCTAGTAGAAAGATCTAGCTAGTGGGGTGTAAAAGATGTTGTTGGGAGATGTAGTACTAGAAAGCAAAAAAAAATGCACTGCGAATCACATTCCCAGGATCACTATGAAGTTGCATATGAGATTGGATGAGATCGTTACCAACTAGATTGCAACAAAAGTAGAGTGGTGTAGATCGTTGATGTAGATTCCCGCAGGTAGGAATTTACAGCCACCCAACCGCAATTTTTTCCTAGAATAGAAGATCAAATCTATGATCTCTTTGCCGGTATCCACGCGTATGACAGtgccaatccagcagggcttcgccatccAGAACGAAACCGCACCAGAGAACTAGAAGACGTGGTGGAGCAGCCTTGCGGCATGGAAAATTTTCCATGTAGAGAGATATATGTGGTTTTACATTTCATTGGTAGAAAGCAATAAATTTTGCAAATTTTTAGTGGACAATAAAATTATGTAGccccttttttattttcattttacaTTTGTGTTGTGGTTTTATGTTTATTTGCTCAGGTGTAAAACTAATTCAATTTCTGAAGGGTCGGTTCTTTTGttggcttctagaataagctggaaTAAGCTGCCTCATACCCAACTTATTATGGAAGGCAATCAAATTTATATTTTAGAGGCCTACTAATTAAGATTTGACTAGCTAGTAGGCTTCTAAAAAAGGTTAGGCTTCCAGACTAAGCTGGGTAGATggcagcttattctagaagccccaAAAAGCCATCAAAATAATTGCCTTTATGTTCTAGATAAACATCTCGCAAAGAGCGACGTAGCCAGAGATGTGCAGAATAGATCTGGGGGTGAGGTGATGGAGTTGGATCCCGTAAAACTCTAGTAAACCCCTCAGGAAGGGGTGAATGGGAAAGCCCAAGCCTCGTAAAAGGAAGGGCACGAAACATACCCTCTCTTCCTTGTGTGGAGCAGGGAAGTTCTCCGCGAAAACTTCACCGTTTGCGGAAATCAATCCGGGGTGGGTGGATGCACGATCTGAAGCAGGAAGGTACCCTTGCGTCTCGAGGTTGCTTAGCTGGAGATGGGAGACCGAACAGTTTGCCCAGTCGCCCGGGAGGGAGCCATGAGGGCATGAGGAGGCTCTTGGGGCGCTCGCCATTTTTGCAGAGTTCTCTGGTTCTTTTGGCCTCTCAATGATTTGGGGATAGGATACATTACACCTAGAGTTCTCAGCCCGTTTAATAGGCGCTTTTTCCCTGGCCTGTGAGGGGCATTTTTGTAATAGATTGTTGGACCGTCTACCTGCTTCTGGCGCATAGAAATTGAGGGGTGTCGTTAACCCTAAGTAAGAAAATTGATGTTGTGGGCCCGGTCGTACTTTGCCGAGAACGTCAGCAGCCAAACTGTTGTAAAGTCGGACACAAAGGGAAAGAGAACTCGCCCCGCAAGTCGGAGACTTTGGGCGCGTGAGGCTACTAAGGATCATGGTTCTCGGCATTGGAGGCTAGTTCGgaggctactgagggtgtcctggatcaAGGGGTCCTTGGGCTATGGGCCTATCTCtcatgggccggcctggtgggccaCTTCGGATTCTGTCAAGGAAGGTCGAACTACAGATAACACCGTACTACAGAAGGAAACCCTAGAAGCCTTGGTGTATCCTCCAAGTCAAGATAATGAAGATGGAAAGTTTATCCCTTGATGGCACTTGATCACATGTAACACTAGGTAcccctagtgtctatataaactggaagtTTTAGTCCGTAGAGCGCAGAAGAATCATCATCCTACTCATCTAGGGTTTTGTTCAtccgatcccgtggtagatcaactctgtaaccaTCATACACACATCAATATAATCGAGcaggatgtaggattttacctcctcgagagggcccgaacctgggtaaatattataTATGTGTTCCCTattccccattgatccaagatctACAACTCGGGACCctatacccgagatctgccggttttgacatcgacaggcgAGTGGCGGGGGCGCTGGCGTGATGGCGCAGCGCGCGACGACCGGAGATGGCCAGGGCCGGCCCATAGGCCGGGCAAAAGGGGCGACCGCCCCAGGCCCCAAGAGGGGAGGACCCAACTAAAACTTATATTAGTAAGAACTATAGAAGTATACATTACATCAATAGAGTCTCAATTTGCAGAATCGTAAGTTCACACCATATACTAATAAGTTATACGACACATAGGCAAACCAATCTGACTGGCAAAGTTGAGTTCAAATACATTAGTCTCTCTTTACAATGCATGTCTTAGTATCATAATGAAGATTATGATAAGCAGGTTTCTATGTTTAAACCAATGCACAATTTTTAATTTGATAAACATGTAGGCATCTCATTTGTACCAAACCAAACCAAGTGAATATGGACGAGCATGTTAGGTAATCGAATCATACGTAAAATTACAATCAACTACATTTTTGGTTCTTCGATGATTCTATTACCGAACCCAACTTGCAGGCCACATTTTCTATGCCCTAAAAGTTTCCATTAATATGACTGCCTAATATACACTAGAAATCACTATTAAAATATTTGTTAGTGTGTATATAATTTAGAAATCTCTACCATAATATTAAAAGATATATATGAATACACTCATAGATATACAAATGTGTACACACTTCATCGTTTATGCAATATTAAAAAACATATAAAAGATTGGTTTAACAATAAATAAATAAACGGTACATCACAAAATTTTCATTTTGTAGAATTAAAATTTTCAATCATATACATTACAACTGCATACCAATGAATAATACAACTATTATTTCAAAATATTTTATGTGGTTAagaaatataaaaaatatatattaatTACATCTGTAATATGTTACACTTACTTCAAAATAAGTATAAAAGTTTAGTATGAAAAACAATTATCTTACATCGCCCTGGGACCAAAAATGCTTTGGACCGGCTCTGGAGATGgcgcagtctctctctctctctttctctctctatctctcacgATTATGACCACACTCTTTTCTGACTCAATATACATCACATTTTGATTCTTTCATTTCTCCGTCGATTAGTTTGAACCTAGCACATTACATATGTTCCCATTTGGAGACCGTAGCTCATGGTGCACTAGCTAAATATATATAGTTGAAGTTCTACACACACAGGGAAAATGGATGAAACGTGTTATGGGACATGAGTAATGTAGGGTTGGGAGGAATCAAGAATTTTGGGCTATGGGCTAATGGAAATCATAGAGCACCCTTGTCAAGGAGCTGTTGAGTTCAATGCTGCGATGGAAGCATGGTGTGAACATCAAGTTGGGGTCTTGTGGCAACATATATGGcggcctctgatgttggaaggccaTGGCTTCACTTACCATGCTTGCAATTTGGCAGATTTTGACTAAATGCAACACGAGGATCGTCAACAATAAATTTGCACCACTGAAAATCATCATTGCTTAAGTTCTGGGTGTGGAAATTCATTTGTGTAATATTGTGTAGCAGGAGTAGGGATTTGTATATCCTTTTTTCCTTGTCTGCTTAAGCTTGCTCCAAACTCTCTTTGAAAAACCAAATGTGGAAAAATATTTTGCCCTTTAAAGATACTTTTCTAAAACTTGAACCACAGAACAATTTGTTCTATGATAATTCTCATTAATACAGATTTTCTTCTCTAACCGGCACCTAGATAGCTTGAAAAACCATATAAAGGAGTAAAAAATTACTCGACCTCACGGCCATGGAGTAAAAAGCAACTTCAACTCTCCGTATCTTCTCCCCTCAATCGCCGCCGCCCGATCTATGTCGGCGAGCCCCACCACCTCTCTCGCACCCACTTCGCCCCTGGTCTTCCGCAGATAATAGCCGGATCCCACCGCCGCCCATCTGCAGCGCAGATCCACGCCGCCACGAGCGGTCCTGAGCTCGAGGCCGCGGCGACGCTTATTCCTCCCGCGCCTGCCTGTCCGGCTTTCCAGAGCTCCCGCCGTTGCAACCGTTACATAAGCAATACGTCCACGTTCGGCATTGGAATTTGGGAACATGGGTGGCCGAGATAACCGACCGGCACACCAACAAGAGATTATGGATCGGCTCCTTCCATTCCGTTGAGCAGGCGCCGTGTGAGTACGGCATCATGTGGGTCCACATGCACAGTGCCCATGGCTAACCCAACATTCATTTTGGGGTGCTGCTGTGGTTGGAGTCCGGCGACCAGTGGGTGGTCTCTGCACGCAAGAGGAGGGAAGACTGGGAGGCCCATTAACGCATCATGGAGGAGCAAGCCGACATGGACTACATGCTACagattttttggggggggggggtgggcgGTGTTGATTTCTCATTAGAAACAGTCATCTTTTAGAGAGGCAAATATGCTTCTCTAAAGAATATTCCGccgtatcttttatggtcatgctcctatggtgaatggtttattctttatgaatctcgaacgtgatgctacacatgttcataatgtgagtaccaaaagaagtaaggttgataatgatagtcccacatacttgtggcactgccgccttggtcacataggtgtcaaacgcatgaagaagctccatgctgatggacttttagagtctcttgattatgaatcatttgacacgtgcgaaccatgccttatgggtaaaatgaccaagactccgttctcagaaacaatggagcgagcaaccgacttattggaaatcatacatactgatgtgtgcggtccgatgagtgttgaggctcgcggtggctatcgttatgttctcaccctcactgatgatttaagtaggtatgggtatatctacttaatgaaacacaagtctgaaacctttgaaaagttcaaggaatttcagagggaggttgaaaatcaacgtgacaggaaaatcaagtttctgcgatcagatcgtggaggagaatacttgagtcacgagtttggcac
The Triticum dicoccoides isolate Atlit2015 ecotype Zavitan chromosome 3A, WEW_v2.0, whole genome shotgun sequence genome window above contains:
- the LOC119270843 gene encoding homeobox-leucine zipper protein HOX15-like → MFMAHEEAGLALGLSLGSGAGHHHHLLQPKEAAPPEPCLSLRLAGAGTVKREEEERALIYCSAASSAADDLVEGYNSGGGGSRKKLRLTKDQTALLEDHFKEQSTLSHKQKASLARQLSLRPRQVEVWFQNRRARTKLKQTEVDCELLKRCCETLMEENRRLHRELQHLRALHHHQHHHPAAAFFIPSAATVASVCPSCSGAPPAHAADRPATKRTFFATKSAAC